Proteins encoded together in one Halalkaliarchaeum sp. AArc-CO window:
- a CDS encoding nicotianamine synthase family protein: protein MTNTDGQRERDDAATGGVESGSSAVAASAGVLKRLERLDRVSCTFGNLYRRLFYQDVIERELGLVGPDDDASVLQVGCGPLPMTAMALAEHGYDVLAIDNDPDAIDAARRAVESRGLSEKIDLAVGDGRTLETVSFDVIWMAFHVHPKAEIVTETMSQLHAGQTLVYRRPRDWASTLFPDAEAPSGDVSSETITHRFGKESVVVCNDPTDCVGCSDAPDCPASQPTADTEASPAAAADGGTVARGGSAGGSSGGSADTPTAPEGPTLESLDDGEHAVVSGVPDHDLLSPLGVRPGNSVRVRGRQLFGGPLIVEADGRRVAIDRTLADNIRVEREETDHDSNPNLDVPS from the coding sequence GTGACGAATACAGACGGACAACGAGAGCGCGACGACGCAGCGACTGGGGGCGTCGAGTCCGGTTCCAGTGCGGTAGCCGCGAGTGCGGGCGTGTTGAAACGTCTCGAACGGCTGGACCGGGTGTCGTGTACGTTCGGAAACCTCTACCGTCGGCTATTCTACCAGGACGTCATCGAGCGGGAACTGGGCCTCGTCGGGCCCGACGACGACGCGTCGGTGCTCCAGGTCGGCTGTGGCCCGTTGCCGATGACCGCGATGGCGTTGGCCGAACACGGCTACGACGTCCTCGCGATTGACAACGACCCCGACGCGATCGACGCCGCCCGCCGGGCGGTCGAGAGCCGGGGACTCTCCGAAAAGATCGACCTCGCTGTGGGCGACGGCCGGACGCTCGAGACTGTCTCCTTCGACGTGATCTGGATGGCGTTTCACGTCCACCCGAAGGCGGAGATCGTCACCGAAACCATGTCACAGCTCCATGCGGGACAGACGCTCGTCTATCGCCGGCCGCGGGACTGGGCCAGTACGTTGTTTCCAGACGCCGAGGCGCCGTCGGGAGACGTCTCCTCGGAGACGATTACCCACCGGTTCGGCAAGGAAAGCGTGGTCGTCTGCAACGACCCCACCGACTGTGTCGGCTGTTCGGACGCGCCGGACTGTCCGGCGTCGCAACCGACCGCGGATACGGAGGCGTCTCCGGCAGCTGCTGCCGACGGGGGAACTGTTGCTCGCGGCGGATCGGCCGGCGGATCGTCCGGCGGATCGGCCGACACCCCGACGGCGCCGGAGGGCCCCACACTCGAGTCGCTGGACGACGGGGAACACGCCGTCGTCAGCGGCGTTCCGGATCACGACCTGTTGTCGCCGCTCGGCGTCCGACCCGGGAATTCGGTCCGGGTTCGAGGACGACAGCTGTTCGGGGGGCCGTTGATCGTGGAAGCAGACGGCCGCCGGGTCGCGATCGACCGAACACTCGCCGACAACATCCGGGTCGAACGCGAGGAGACGGACCACGATTCGAACCCGAATCTCGATGTCCCGTCGTGA
- a CDS encoding ferrous iron transporter B — translation MSRREGTVEETADSASTRVALIGPPNVGKSVLFNALTGLDAGIANYPGTTVEYKRGTATFRGEEATLIDVPGTYSLAATNEAEQLAVDILEGGCDAVVCVLDAANLESSLHLLLQVLEHDVPTVVAVNRVDLLEEGRTLRPEVLARELSVPVIPTVATIGKGFEELVDAVAGTLRNPTAPGTDEATWDRAETLAESAIVDESSGEPLPEGRLQRWGDRLVEPWPGLPVALLVLVGTFAIVVGVGMGMRQYLLVPFFERLVFPVIERAVRSVTEPGMFRSVLIGEYGFLIKGIEWPFALVMPYVISFYIALSLLEDSGYLPRLAVLLDGLFARIGLTGSNVVPLLLGYGCAIPGITGTRAAETYKQRLSITLMICLAVPCVAQTGAFIALLAEATIFLVIAVFFVSFLALATAGVVLDRVLEGDRSPTVADVPPLLIPKAHITMKKVWMRLKHYLFGGAIHMIYAIGAASLLYELGVLELIGEYLRPLVVGWLLLPEEAATPLMLGIVRRELTVLPLLEMDLSTGQLFVGAIVGLFYVPCIAVFATVAEEFDIRIAAVVLVLTMGVSFLLGGLIAQTLALF, via the coding sequence ATGTCCCGTCGTGAGGGGACGGTCGAGGAAACGGCCGACTCCGCATCCACCCGCGTCGCGCTGATCGGCCCACCGAACGTCGGAAAGAGCGTCCTGTTCAATGCGCTGACCGGGCTCGACGCGGGGATCGCGAACTATCCCGGTACGACTGTCGAGTACAAGCGGGGGACAGCCACGTTCAGAGGCGAGGAGGCGACCCTGATCGACGTCCCGGGGACGTACTCGCTCGCGGCGACCAACGAGGCCGAACAGCTGGCCGTCGACATCCTTGAGGGCGGCTGTGACGCCGTCGTCTGCGTGCTCGATGCGGCAAATCTCGAGAGTAGCTTACATCTCCTGTTGCAGGTGCTCGAACACGACGTGCCGACCGTCGTTGCGGTCAACCGCGTCGACCTGCTGGAGGAAGGGAGAACGCTCAGGCCGGAGGTGCTCGCTCGAGAGCTGTCGGTTCCCGTGATCCCCACAGTCGCGACGATCGGAAAAGGGTTCGAAGAACTCGTCGACGCCGTGGCCGGCACGCTCCGGAACCCGACCGCTCCCGGAACGGACGAGGCAACCTGGGATCGTGCCGAGACACTCGCGGAGAGTGCGATCGTCGACGAATCGTCCGGTGAACCCCTCCCCGAAGGGCGGTTACAGCGGTGGGGTGACAGGCTCGTCGAACCGTGGCCGGGCCTGCCCGTTGCGCTCCTGGTGCTCGTGGGAACGTTCGCGATTGTCGTCGGGGTCGGGATGGGAATGCGTCAGTATCTCCTCGTCCCGTTTTTCGAGAGACTGGTGTTTCCGGTGATCGAACGCGCGGTGCGATCGGTCACGGAACCGGGGATGTTCAGATCTGTACTGATCGGCGAATACGGCTTTCTGATAAAGGGGATCGAGTGGCCGTTCGCGCTCGTGATGCCGTACGTGATCTCGTTTTACATCGCATTGAGCCTGCTGGAGGACAGCGGTTACCTCCCACGGCTTGCGGTGCTGCTCGACGGATTGTTTGCCCGGATCGGATTGACGGGGAGCAACGTGGTCCCTCTGCTTTTGGGCTACGGCTGTGCGATCCCCGGGATCACCGGTACCCGGGCGGCCGAGACGTACAAACAGCGGCTCTCGATCACGCTCATGATCTGTCTCGCGGTGCCCTGCGTGGCCCAGACCGGGGCGTTCATCGCGTTGCTCGCCGAGGCAACGATCTTCCTCGTGATTGCGGTGTTTTTCGTGTCGTTTCTCGCGCTCGCCACGGCCGGAGTCGTCCTCGATCGGGTTCTCGAAGGGGACCGGAGTCCGACGGTCGCCGACGTCCCGCCGCTTTTGATCCCGAAGGCCCACATCACGATGAAGAAGGTCTGGATGCGGCTGAAACACTACCTGTTCGGCGGCGCGATCCACATGATCTACGCGATCGGGGCGGCGTCGCTTTTGTACGAGCTGGGCGTCCTGGAACTCATTGGCGAGTATCTTCGTCCACTCGTCGTCGGCTGGCTCCTCTTGCCGGAGGAGGCGGCGACGCCGCTGATGTTGGGCATCGTCAGGCGCGAACTGACGGTGTTGCCGTTGCTCGAGATGGATCTCTCGACGGGACAGCTGTTCGTCGGCGCGATCGTCGGCCTGTTTTACGTCCCCTGCATCGCGGTGTTCGCCACCGTCGCAGAGGAGTTCGACATCCGGATCGCCGCCGTCGTCCTCGTGTTGACGATGGGGGTTTCCTTCCTTCTCGGCGGGCTGATCGCACAGACGCTCGCACTCTTTTAA
- a CDS encoding class I SAM-dependent methyltransferase, with translation MSDRSTPGSFYTRWAGVYDRIASDAPGVVRMRSTFLDLLSPSRGDVVVEMGCGTGANFPWLRDRVGREGTVVGVDLSEGVLERAHDRIRRHGWENVHVVRGDATRPPFVGESTAVPSESLGLGVGEVDVVLATFVVGMLPDPGGAVEAWAKLAGEGGRLGLCNLARSTTPLGRLGNPAFAALVRASSPPGGQGRTRCAAQLLDERVLAGHRTLHERCEGVVSRRAFGGFVRMSAGTIESDV, from the coding sequence GTGAGTGATCGCTCCACCCCGGGATCGTTTTACACCCGATGGGCCGGCGTCTACGACCGGATCGCCAGCGACGCCCCCGGCGTCGTCCGGATGCGGTCGACGTTCCTCGACCTCCTCTCGCCGTCCCGCGGGGACGTGGTCGTCGAGATGGGCTGTGGTACCGGGGCGAACTTCCCGTGGCTCCGGGACCGTGTCGGCCGGGAGGGAACCGTCGTCGGCGTCGACCTCTCGGAAGGAGTTCTCGAGCGGGCGCACGACCGGATTCGTCGACACGGCTGGGAGAACGTCCACGTGGTTCGGGGCGACGCGACCCGCCCACCGTTCGTCGGGGAGTCGACGGCGGTTCCCTCCGAGTCACTCGGACTCGGGGTCGGAGAAGTCGACGTCGTGCTCGCGACGTTCGTCGTCGGAATGCTTCCCGATCCGGGAGGCGCAGTCGAAGCGTGGGCAAAGCTCGCCGGCGAAGGCGGCCGACTGGGGCTGTGCAACCTCGCCCGGAGCACGACCCCGCTAGGTCGACTCGGCAATCCGGCTTTCGCTGCGCTGGTACGTGCGAGTTCACCGCCGGGCGGACAGGGACGAACCCGGTGCGCCGCACAGTTGCTCGACGAGCGCGTTCTGGCGGGTCACCGGACGCTACACGAGCGCTGTGAGGGCGTGGTGAGCCGGCGAGCGTTCGGTGGATTCGTCCGCATGTCGGCCGGAACCATCGAATCCGACGTGTGA
- the meaB gene encoding methylmalonyl Co-A mutase-associated GTPase MeaB, protein MSRGTETDLVDELLDGDHRALARVISKIENRRPGYRQLVSRLHTHAGNAQIVGVTGSPGAGKSTLVDKLAKRYRDRGETVGVIAVDPSSPYTGGAVLGDRIRMASTVGDMDVFFRSMSARGQLGGLSMATADAVTALDAFGKDRIVIETVGAGQNEVDVVETADTVAVLVQPGSGDDVQMLKAGILEIGDVFVVNKADMEGADRTVAELEEMLHMRDSPTAGLNTGHHGFQSIEAGDGDASRDGPTERIESVDGEEPTDGKEPEWNPSVVETVATTGDGIEELLELIDAHYAHLEASGELEEKIENRYAKGIRTLLRNDVAALVERELDRHGGIDRLAERVARRETDPYAVAERIVAPIEKCLDDNRE, encoded by the coding sequence ATGAGTCGGGGTACCGAGACCGACCTCGTCGACGAGTTGCTCGATGGCGACCATCGGGCGCTCGCGCGGGTCATCTCGAAGATCGAAAACAGGCGGCCGGGGTACAGACAGCTGGTCTCCCGGCTTCACACACACGCCGGAAACGCACAGATCGTGGGCGTCACCGGCTCTCCCGGAGCAGGGAAGTCGACGCTGGTCGACAAGCTGGCGAAACGCTACCGCGATCGCGGGGAGACGGTCGGCGTGATCGCGGTCGACCCCTCCTCTCCGTACACCGGCGGCGCGGTGCTCGGCGACCGGATCAGGATGGCCTCGACAGTCGGCGACATGGACGTATTCTTCCGGTCGATGAGCGCCAGGGGGCAGCTGGGTGGGCTCTCGATGGCGACCGCCGACGCAGTGACGGCGCTGGACGCGTTCGGGAAGGACCGCATCGTAATCGAGACGGTCGGCGCCGGGCAAAACGAGGTCGACGTCGTCGAGACCGCCGACACCGTCGCGGTCCTCGTCCAGCCCGGGTCGGGCGACGACGTACAGATGCTCAAGGCGGGAATCCTCGAAATCGGCGACGTGTTCGTCGTCAACAAGGCCGACATGGAGGGTGCAGACAGGACCGTCGCCGAACTCGAGGAGATGCTCCACATGCGGGACAGCCCCACCGCCGGACTGAACACCGGCCACCACGGCTTCCAGTCGATCGAGGCCGGAGACGGAGACGCGAGCAGAGACGGCCCGACGGAGAGGATCGAGTCGGTCGACGGCGAGGAACCGACCGACGGGAAAGAGCCAGAGTGGAACCCCTCGGTCGTCGAAACCGTCGCGACGACCGGCGACGGGATCGAAGAACTGCTCGAACTGATCGATGCCCACTACGCGCACCTCGAGGCGTCAGGAGAGCTCGAAGAGAAGATCGAAAACAGGTACGCGAAGGGGATCAGGACGCTGCTCCGCAACGACGTCGCGGCGCTCGTCGAACGGGAGCTGGATCGCCACGGAGGGATCGACCGACTCGCCGAGCGGGTGGCCCGGCGGGAGACCGACCCGTACGCGGTGGCCGAACGGATCGTCGCACCGATCGAGAAGTGTCTCGACGACAACCGTGAGTGA
- a CDS encoding cobalamin B12-binding domain-containing protein translates to MSVDQEQRTVRCLVAKVGLDGHDRGAHVIARAFRDAGFEVIYSGLHRSPDEIVQAAVQEDVDVLGISILSGAHNTLVPKVLDGLAEYGALEDTLVLVGGIVPDDDEEELKELGVSEVFGPGTPMEETISFVRENVPER, encoded by the coding sequence ATGAGCGTCGACCAGGAACAGCGGACCGTCCGGTGTCTCGTGGCGAAGGTAGGGTTGGACGGCCACGACCGGGGGGCACACGTCATCGCCCGGGCGTTCCGGGACGCCGGGTTCGAGGTGATCTACTCGGGGCTTCACCGGTCGCCCGACGAGATCGTGCAGGCGGCCGTCCAGGAGGACGTCGACGTGCTGGGAATCTCCATCCTGTCGGGGGCACACAACACGCTCGTCCCGAAGGTGCTCGACGGCCTCGCGGAGTACGGCGCCCTCGAGGACACCCTCGTGCTCGTCGGAGGGATCGTCCCCGACGACGACGAGGAGGAGTTGAAGGAACTCGGCGTCTCGGAGGTGTTCGGTCCGGGAACGCCGATGGAGGAGACGATCTCGTTCGTCAGGGAGAACGTCCCGGAGCGGTAG
- a CDS encoding peptidylprolyl isomerase, with amino-acid sequence MSDEPQADADDAVDAEESETEAETEAESAGIGDGDFVRIAYTIRTVDDGTVVDTTDEEIAEEAGIDDEDYEFGPRTIVVGAGHVFDSVEEELSGAEAGDEGSVVVDATEAFGEYDPDQVRTVAADKIPEDDRYPGAPVTIDGDQGHLETIIGGRARVDFNHPLAGEDLEYDYEIVEVVDDREEQAAGLLGMYLQQTPDVRIETVTEEEEVVVEPDEEAEESDEDEGDSEGEDDEEDDEPAEPETELQEVDKEVLYIEATPAMSMNQQWLFSKQQIAQDLMGRLDLDRVVIEEVIEGGMMGGLGGMMGGAGGAGDVELDPDELAAELGDEIDEDLDEELGEELEGIADDELGDE; translated from the coding sequence ATGAGTGACGAACCGCAGGCAGACGCGGACGACGCCGTCGACGCCGAGGAGTCCGAGACCGAAGCGGAAACGGAAGCCGAATCCGCCGGGATCGGCGACGGAGACTTCGTACGCATCGCCTACACGATCCGGACGGTCGACGACGGGACCGTCGTCGACACCACGGACGAGGAGATCGCCGAAGAAGCCGGTATCGACGACGAAGACTACGAGTTCGGCCCCCGGACGATCGTCGTGGGTGCGGGTCACGTCTTCGACAGCGTCGAGGAGGAACTCTCCGGCGCCGAAGCCGGCGACGAGGGCTCGGTCGTGGTCGACGCGACGGAAGCCTTCGGCGAATACGATCCCGATCAGGTCCGGACCGTCGCCGCAGACAAGATCCCCGAGGACGACCGGTACCCCGGCGCGCCCGTGACCATCGACGGCGACCAGGGGCACCTCGAGACGATCATCGGCGGCCGCGCCCGGGTCGACTTCAACCACCCGCTCGCGGGCGAGGACCTCGAGTACGACTACGAGATCGTCGAGGTCGTCGACGACCGCGAGGAGCAGGCTGCCGGCCTGCTGGGGATGTACCTCCAGCAGACGCCCGACGTCCGCATCGAAACGGTCACCGAAGAGGAGGAAGTCGTCGTCGAACCCGACGAGGAAGCGGAGGAATCCGACGAGGACGAAGGAGATAGCGAGGGAGAGGACGACGAAGAAGACGACGAGCCAGCAGAACCCGAAACGGAGCTCCAGGAGGTCGACAAGGAGGTCCTCTACATCGAGGCCACCCCCGCGATGTCGATGAACCAGCAGTGGCTCTTCTCGAAACAGCAGATCGCCCAGGATCTGATGGGCCGGCTAGACCTCGACCGGGTCGTCATCGAGGAGGTCATCGAGGGCGGGATGATGGGCGGCCTCGGCGGCATGATGGGCGGCGCCGGCGGCGCCGGCGACGTCGAACTGGATCCCGACGAACTCGCCGCCGAACTCGGCGACGAGATCGACGAGGACCTGGACGAGGAGCTCGGCGAGGAACTCGAAGGAATCGCCGACGACGAACTCGGCGACGAATAA
- a CDS encoding trimethylamine methyltransferase family protein, translating into MTLFAPLDETELSRIHEESVKLLSNQGVDVADETARDRYSAGGCEVSGTTVRIPEPVLEQSIDRAPESFTLHTRNGDAVVVGKGEPVFAPAFGPTELYTEGDGFREATLADVETFARLAHEEDVVDCAGYNVCEPVDVPEPQRARESMKRTLLTTDLPVVGSAYGRRRSQECLELAGIAADDPDLTRPRVLGQVSPVSPRRWPEAMAAGLLTYAARGQPVIVMSQPLAGASAPATLAGAVILANAEILSGIVLAQLENPGTPVVYGSALTALDMETTSIAAAAPEAALGAAATAQLARSYNLPSRGGGGVTDAKRLDDQAGSESMLGLLAGIDAGIDFTLHAVGILDSYRAVSPEKFLLDCERIRAIRRIRQGIDVTGETIAGALLAETSPDGDFLSARHTVKHARKSLFRPDLAVRDAGDSPNVSGRSAVERAQARVETLLDRYEPPAIDPSLRKRIESYDGHDA; encoded by the coding sequence ATGACGCTTTTTGCACCACTCGACGAAACCGAGCTCTCCCGAATTCACGAGGAGTCGGTGAAACTGCTGTCGAACCAGGGCGTCGACGTCGCCGACGAAACAGCCAGAGACCGATACTCGGCAGGCGGTTGTGAGGTGTCGGGGACGACAGTTCGGATCCCCGAACCGGTGCTCGAACAGTCGATCGATCGGGCACCGGAGTCGTTCACACTGCACACTCGCAACGGCGACGCGGTGGTCGTCGGCAAGGGGGAACCGGTGTTCGCCCCGGCGTTCGGACCGACCGAACTGTACACCGAAGGGGACGGGTTCCGGGAAGCGACACTTGCCGACGTCGAGACGTTCGCCAGGCTCGCTCACGAGGAGGACGTTGTCGACTGTGCCGGATACAACGTCTGTGAACCGGTGGACGTGCCGGAGCCGCAGCGTGCCCGCGAATCGATGAAGCGGACCCTGCTGACGACCGACCTTCCCGTCGTCGGATCAGCGTACGGGCGCCGTCGGTCCCAGGAATGTCTCGAACTGGCCGGGATCGCGGCCGACGACCCGGATCTCACCCGGCCGCGCGTGCTCGGCCAGGTGTCGCCCGTCTCGCCGCGCCGCTGGCCCGAGGCGATGGCTGCAGGGCTGCTCACGTACGCCGCGCGTGGACAGCCGGTGATCGTGATGTCCCAGCCGCTCGCGGGCGCCTCCGCCCCGGCGACGCTCGCGGGCGCGGTGATTCTGGCAAACGCCGAGATCCTCTCGGGGATTGTCCTCGCACAGCTGGAAAACCCTGGGACACCCGTCGTGTACGGATCTGCGCTCACCGCCCTCGATATGGAAACGACATCGATCGCTGCGGCGGCCCCCGAGGCGGCGCTCGGAGCGGCCGCGACCGCCCAGCTGGCGAGATCGTACAACCTGCCGAGCCGGGGCGGCGGCGGGGTGACCGACGCAAAGCGGCTCGACGACCAGGCGGGCTCCGAATCGATGCTCGGCCTGCTGGCAGGTATCGACGCCGGAATCGACTTCACCTTGCACGCGGTCGGAATCCTCGATTCCTACCGGGCGGTATCCCCGGAGAAGTTTCTGCTGGACTGTGAACGGATCCGAGCGATCCGGCGGATCCGGCAGGGGATCGACGTCACAGGGGAGACGATCGCCGGAGCGCTGCTGGCTGAAACCTCCCCGGACGGGGATTTCTTGAGCGCTCGCCACACCGTCAAACACGCCCGCAAGTCACTGTTCCGTCCAGATCTCGCGGTTCGGGATGCCGGCGATAGCCCGAACGTGAGCGGGAGGTCGGCCGTCGAACGCGCGCAGGCTCGCGTCGAGACGTTGCTGGACCGGTACGAGCCGCCGGCGATCGATCCGAGCCTCCGGAAACGGATCGAATCGTACGACGGTCACGACGCGTGA
- a CDS encoding SDR family NAD(P)-dependent oxidoreductase, whose amino-acid sequence MIDFSNRVAIVTGAGRGIGEATATLLAEQGADVVVTDVIPEREAVGEAVEERGGTALVRELDVTDYEQAQEVVEDTLEEFGGVDILVNNAGIFPTATLEEMTPEDWQRVIDINLTGVFNCTKAVLPAMRGQGYGRIVNVSSASGGHIGWSGDLSHYAASKGGVVGFTRSAAIGLGPQGITMNAIVPGMIDTGAAEEVATEEEIGAAVNMTPVGRQGDPVELASSIAYLASEPAAFITGATLVVDGGLTLV is encoded by the coding sequence ATGATAGATTTCAGTAACCGCGTCGCGATCGTGACGGGAGCAGGACGTGGAATCGGGGAAGCGACGGCGACGTTGCTGGCCGAACAGGGTGCCGATGTCGTCGTGACCGACGTCATCCCCGAACGCGAAGCGGTAGGCGAGGCCGTCGAGGAACGCGGGGGAACTGCGCTCGTCCGCGAACTCGACGTCACTGACTACGAACAGGCACAGGAAGTCGTCGAGGACACACTCGAGGAGTTCGGCGGCGTCGATATCCTGGTGAACAACGCGGGGATCTTCCCGACGGCCACTCTCGAGGAGATGACTCCCGAGGACTGGCAGCGGGTGATCGACATCAACCTGACCGGCGTGTTCAACTGTACGAAAGCCGTTCTCCCGGCGATGCGCGGGCAGGGCTACGGCCGGATCGTCAACGTCTCCTCGGCGTCCGGCGGGCACATCGGCTGGTCCGGCGACCTCTCACACTACGCCGCGAGCAAGGGTGGCGTCGTCGGCTTTACCCGGAGCGCTGCGATCGGTCTCGGTCCGCAGGGGATCACGATGAACGCCATCGTTCCCGGCATGATCGACACGGGTGCAGCCGAGGAGGTCGCCACGGAGGAAGAGATCGGGGCGGCCGTGAATATGACGCCAGTCGGCCGACAGGGCGATCCCGTAGAACTGGCGAGTTCGATCGCCTATCTCGCTTCCGAGCCCGCGGCGTTTATTACCGGCGCGACGCTGGTGGTCGACGGCGGCCTCACACTCGTCTAG
- the tatA gene encoding twin-arginine translocase TatA/TatE family subunit, whose product MVSTIPLFPGIPGGPELLIVLLVLVLLFGANKIPKLARSTGQAMGEFKKGREEVEEELKEMQDDTLKSDVEDVEDVEDDETVSSVEDEETEVDRSAEEV is encoded by the coding sequence ATGGTATCCACGATTCCACTGTTTCCCGGCATTCCCGGCGGGCCCGAACTCCTGATCGTGCTGTTGGTGCTCGTGCTGCTGTTCGGGGCAAACAAGATCCCCAAACTCGCGCGGTCGACCGGCCAGGCCATGGGCGAATTCAAGAAGGGTCGCGAAGAGGTCGAAGAGGAACTCAAGGAGATGCAAGATGACACGCTGAAGTCCGACGTCGAGGACGTCGAAGACGTCGAAGACGACGAGACGGTCTCCTCGGTAGAAGACGAGGAAACCGAAGTCGATCGGTCCGCAGAGGAAGTCTAA
- the trpB gene encoding tryptophan synthase subunit beta: MSSRETEETESVGGSGEPGDFDGYGGRYVPDVMGEPLDRLTEAFDSIVKTPEFQARFRDTLEEYAGRPTPITYAPGLSERYGADIYLKREDLLHGGAHKINNAVGQALLAVEADKKRLIAETGAGQHGVATAMVGALFDLDTEIYMGRKDANRQRMNVFRMRLMGAEVNEVTEGGAGLADAVDAALEDFAHNVEDTHYLVGSAVGPDPFPRMVREFQSVIGEEAREQFHDRTGELPDAAVACVGGGSNAIGLFHAFRDDEVALYGAEGGGEGADSPRHAAPLASGRDDVLHGMKTRVIGEDVEVHSISAGLDYPGVGPEHAMFRKAGRVDYRGVDDDAALAAFRDLSEADGIIPALESSHAIALAKELADEHNTLLVNLSGRGDKDMETAAERFHLQGTEI; this comes from the coding sequence ATGAGCAGTCGCGAAACGGAGGAGACGGAATCGGTGGGCGGAAGCGGCGAACCGGGCGACTTCGACGGTTACGGCGGTCGATACGTGCCCGACGTGATGGGGGAGCCGCTCGATCGGTTGACCGAAGCGTTCGATTCGATCGTGAAGACGCCGGAGTTCCAGGCCCGATTCAGGGACACCCTCGAGGAGTACGCTGGCAGGCCGACACCGATCACGTACGCGCCGGGGCTCTCCGAGCGATACGGGGCGGACATCTACCTCAAGCGGGAGGATCTGCTCCACGGCGGCGCCCACAAGATCAACAACGCGGTCGGACAAGCGCTTCTGGCGGTCGAAGCCGACAAAAAGCGGCTGATCGCGGAGACGGGCGCCGGCCAGCACGGCGTGGCAACCGCGATGGTCGGAGCGCTGTTCGATCTGGACACCGAGATCTACATGGGTCGAAAGGACGCCAATCGCCAGCGGATGAACGTCTTCCGGATGCGCCTGATGGGCGCGGAGGTAAACGAGGTGACCGAGGGCGGTGCCGGCCTCGCGGACGCGGTCGACGCCGCGCTGGAGGATTTCGCCCACAACGTCGAGGACACCCACTACCTCGTCGGCTCTGCCGTCGGGCCGGACCCGTTCCCGCGGATGGTCCGGGAGTTCCAGTCGGTGATCGGCGAGGAGGCGCGCGAGCAGTTCCACGACCGGACGGGCGAGTTGCCGGATGCGGCCGTCGCCTGCGTCGGCGGCGGGTCGAACGCGATCGGGCTGTTTCACGCGTTCCGGGACGACGAGGTCGCGCTGTACGGCGCCGAAGGCGGCGGCGAGGGCGCCGATTCGCCCCGTCACGCCGCACCGCTCGCGTCGGGACGCGACGACGTCCTCCACGGAATGAAAACCCGCGTCATCGGCGAGGACGTGGAGGTCCACTCGATCTCCGCCGGGCTCGACTATCCGGGCGTGGGGCCCGAACACGCGATGTTCCGGAAGGCCGGACGCGTCGACTACCGTGGCGTCGACGACGACGCGGCTCTCGCAGCGTTTCGCGACCTCTCGGAGGCGGACGGCATCATCCCCGCGCTGGAATCCAGCCACGCGATCGCGCTTGCAAAGGAGCTCGCCGACGAGCACAACACCCTCCTCGTCAATCTCTCTGGCCGCGGGGACAAGGACATGGAGACCGCCGCCGAGCGGTTCCACCTCCAGGGAACGGAGATCTGA
- a CDS encoding HVO_0476 family zinc finger protein, whose product MTDIEAGDRIAVACPSCSPDAEVVHEVLKPGGQVTVRCTECSHVHKERVEIESDVERTVVVSQSGESFTTTIEMSPSDSLSVGDEFVVDSKEALLTARITALERGDGDRVEEATVEEVDTIWTRAVDNVSVSVTLHPGDGNRDQSRSLTINVPGDYELTVGKSETFGDEQFEIEGIQIRSDADGYRFEKFGHEGDSVFAKDVKRVYARDETTDAWSAW is encoded by the coding sequence ATGACCGATATCGAAGCCGGCGACCGGATCGCGGTCGCGTGTCCCTCTTGTTCTCCCGACGCCGAGGTGGTCCACGAGGTGCTCAAGCCCGGGGGCCAGGTTACCGTTCGGTGTACCGAGTGTAGCCACGTCCACAAGGAACGCGTCGAAATCGAATCCGACGTCGAACGGACCGTGGTCGTCTCCCAGTCGGGCGAATCGTTCACCACCACGATCGAGATGTCCCCCTCGGACAGCCTGTCGGTCGGCGACGAGTTCGTCGTGGACAGCAAAGAGGCGCTGTTGACCGCGCGGATCACCGCACTCGAACGCGGCGACGGCGACCGGGTGGAGGAAGCGACCGTCGAGGAGGTCGACACGATCTGGACCCGCGCTGTCGACAACGTCTCGGTAAGCGTCACCCTCCATCCGGGCGACGGGAACCGCGATCAGAGCCGGAGTCTCACGATCAACGTTCCGGGGGATTACGAGCTCACCGTCGGGAAATCGGAGACGTTCGGCGACGAACAGTTCGAGATCGAAGGGATCCAGATCCGCTCGGACGCCGACGGCTACCGGTTCGAGAAGTTCGGCCACGAGGGCGACAGCGTGTTCGCCAAAGACGTAAAGCGCGTGTACGCACGCGACGAGACGACTGACGCCTGGTCCGCCTGGTAG